The Vulpes vulpes isolate BD-2025 chromosome 8, VulVul3, whole genome shotgun sequence genome has a window encoding:
- the LOC140600072 gene encoding coiled-coil domain-containing protein 121-like isoform X2, which produces MRFKEKAVVEMTKLNNQIKQAQSQQESLMEETKQLYAEKLLVQTENKFFLEYLTNKTEEYSMQPERLWNSYLQKSQEIEQRRRDYASKYAKQTSVFKRELLQKEKIQCNLKQQLQTLRKISLLKEKQEREIQILQDEKKKTPAETDAKKQEIQVQLLQEKAFLEKQLSEPDMGQLGKRKRKELDRKAQALELEAKQYTFEFYRGIRRENRELRKKFLQQTQQCQELQATKSQLENQKQQLQLEQWYVEGLIRARQRLQRRRNWCPGQDAPRTTLTPLSTKPKINPKQFLK; this is translated from the coding sequence ATGaggtttaaagaaaaagcagTGGTGGAAATGACAAAGCTGAACAACCAAATAAAACAAGCTCAAAGCCAGCAAGAGTCACTAATGGAGGAAACCAAGCAGCTATATGCTGAGAAGTTACTTGTCCAGACTGAAAACAAATTCTTCCTGGAATATCTAACCAACAAAACTGAAGAGTATAGCATGCAGCCTGAAAGGCTGTGGAACAGCTATTTACAAAAAAGTCAGGAGATTGAACAAAGGAGACGAGACTATGCCTCCAAATATGCGAAACAAACTTCAGTGTTTAAAAGGGAGCTTTTGCAGAAGGAAAAGATCCAATGCAACTTAAAGCAGCAGTTGCAGACACTGAGGAAAATTTCACTGTTAAAGgagaaacaggagagagaaatcCAGATATTACAGGacgagaaaaagaaaaccccagcTGAGACGGATGCCAAGAAACAGGAAATCCAGGTCCAGTTACTCCAGGAAAAAGCATTTCTAGAGAAACAACTGAGTGAGCCAGACATGGGGCAgttgggaaagaggaaaagaaaggagcttGACAGGAAGGCCCAGGCCTTGGAGTTGGAAGCAAAGCAGTATACTTTTGAGTTCTACCGTGGCATCAGGAGAGAGAACCGGGAGTTACGGAAGAAGTTCCTGCAGCAAACTCAGCAGTGCCAGGAGTTGCAAGCTACTAAAAGCCAGTTAGAAAATCAgaagcagcagctgcagctggaACAGTGGTATGTGGAGGGCTTAATCCGGGCCAGGCAACGATTGCAAAGAAGGCGTAATTGGTGCCCAGGACAGGATGCTCCAAGGACCACACTAACACCTCTGAGTACCAAACCAAAGATTAATCCAAAGCAATTCCTAAAATAA
- the LOC140600072 gene encoding coiled-coil domain-containing protein 121-like isoform X1 has translation MRRVRFSFRPQVAGDGAAGELAAGPYSAADEVQELRAGQAGTGAECDPGGCWAAPTPVEHRPEKLRERSARGRRVRASLAPDPSAPSSAVPLGEPPRHLGDGRSDSWSKFAKDSRSSSPPYLSLINDFFKPEKLSKSAMRFKEKAVVEMTKLNNQIKQAQSQQESLMEETKQLYAEKLLVQTENKFFLEYLTNKTEEYSMQPERLWNSYLQKSQEIEQRRRDYASKYAKQTSVFKRELLQKEKIQCNLKQQLQTLRKISLLKEKQEREIQILQDEKKKTPAETDAKKQEIQVQLLQEKAFLEKQLSEPDMGQLGKRKRKELDRKAQALELEAKQYTFEFYRGIRRENRELRKKFLQQTQQCQELQATKSQLENQKQQLQLEQWYVEGLIRARQRLQRRRNWCPGQDAPRTTLTPLSTKPKINPKQFLK, from the exons ATGAGGAGAGTGCGCTTCTCCTTCCGCCCCCAAGTGGCGGGGGACGGAGCCGCCGGGGAACTGGCTGCTGGGCCTTATTCGGCAGCCGACGAGGTTCAGGAGCTCAGGGCTGGACAGGCGGGGACTGGGGCGGAGTGCGACCCCGGGGGTTGCTGGGCGGCGCCGACCCCCGTGGAGCACAGACCCGAGAAACTGCGAGAACGTTCCGCAAGGGGGCGCCGCGTCCGCGCGTCGCTGGCCCCTGACCCGAGCGCTCCTTCCTCGGCGGTCCCCCTCGGTGAGCCTCCCCGTCACCTTGGAGACGGACGCTCGGATTCCTGGAGCAA GTTTGCTAAGGACTCTAGGAGTTCCTCTCCACCGTATCTTagtttaataaatgattttttcaaGCCAGAGAAGCTAAGCAAGTCAGCGATGaggtttaaagaaaaagcagTGGTGGAAATGACAAAGCTGAACAACCAAATAAAACAAGCTCAAAGCCAGCAAGAGTCACTAATGGAGGAAACCAAGCAGCTATATGCTGAGAAGTTACTTGTCCAGACTGAAAACAAATTCTTCCTGGAATATCTAACCAACAAAACTGAAGAGTATAGCATGCAGCCTGAAAGGCTGTGGAACAGCTATTTACAAAAAAGTCAGGAGATTGAACAAAGGAGACGAGACTATGCCTCCAAATATGCGAAACAAACTTCAGTGTTTAAAAGGGAGCTTTTGCAGAAGGAAAAGATCCAATGCAACTTAAAGCAGCAGTTGCAGACACTGAGGAAAATTTCACTGTTAAAGgagaaacaggagagagaaatcCAGATATTACAGGacgagaaaaagaaaaccccagcTGAGACGGATGCCAAGAAACAGGAAATCCAGGTCCAGTTACTCCAGGAAAAAGCATTTCTAGAGAAACAACTGAGTGAGCCAGACATGGGGCAgttgggaaagaggaaaagaaaggagcttGACAGGAAGGCCCAGGCCTTGGAGTTGGAAGCAAAGCAGTATACTTTTGAGTTCTACCGTGGCATCAGGAGAGAGAACCGGGAGTTACGGAAGAAGTTCCTGCAGCAAACTCAGCAGTGCCAGGAGTTGCAAGCTACTAAAAGCCAGTTAGAAAATCAgaagcagcagctgcagctggaACAGTGGTATGTGGAGGGCTTAATCCGGGCCAGGCAACGATTGCAAAGAAGGCGTAATTGGTGCCCAGGACAGGATGCTCCAAGGACCACACTAACACCTCTGAGTACCAAACCAAAGATTAATCCAAAGCAATTCCTAAAATAA
- the LOC112912622 gene encoding GPN-loop GTPase 1-like isoform X1 encodes MAAPAEAAEERASGGPRPPVCLLVLGMAGSGKTTFVQRLTGHLHSRGSPPYVINLDPAVHEVPFPANIDIRDTVKYKEVMKQYGLGPNGGIVASLNLFATRFDQVMKFIEKAQNMSKYVLLDTPGQIEVFTWSASGTIITEALASSFPTVVIYVMDTSRSTNPVTFMSNMLYACSILYKTKLPFIVVMNKTDIIDHSFAVEWMQDFEAFQDALNQETTYVSNLTRSMSLVLDEFYSSLRVVGVSAVLGTGLDELFVQVTSAAEEYEREYRPEYERLKKSLANAQSQQQKEQLERLRKDMASVALDTGTATDSLSPALDPSDLILTRGTLDEEDDEADSDTDDIDHRVTEESREEPAFQNFMQESMAQYWKRNNK; translated from the exons ATGGCGGCGCCCGCGGAGGCCGCTGAGGAGCGGGCTTCGGGGGGTCCTCGGCCCCCAGTGTGTCTGTTGGTGTTAGGAATGGCGGGATCTGGGAAGACCACCTTTGTACAG AGGCTTACCGGACATCTGCATAGCCGAGGCTCTCCACCTTATGTGATTAATCTGGACCCGGCTGTACACGAAGTACCCTTTCCTGCCAATATTG atattCGTGACACTGTGAAGTATAAAGAAGTCATGAAACA GTATGGGCTTGGGCCCAATGGTGGTATAGTGGCCTCACTCAATCTCTTTGCTACCAGATTTGATCAG gtgATGAAATTTATTGAGAAGGCCCAGAACATGTCTAA ATATGTCTTGCTTGACACACCTGGACAGATTGAGGTTTTCACGTGGTCAGCTTCTGGGACAATCATTACTGAAGCCCTG GCATCCTCATTTCCCACGGTTGTCATATACGTCATGGATACATCAAGAAGCACCAATCCAGTGACCTTCATGTCCAATATGCTCTATGCCTGCAG CATCTTGTACAAAACCAAGCTGCCTTTCATTGTGGTTATGAATAAA ACTGACATCattgatcacagctttgcagtGGAATGGATGCAAGATTTTGAAGCTTTCCAAGATGCCTTGAATCAAGAGACTACATACGTCAGTAACCTGACTCGTTCAATGAGCCTGGTGTTGGATGAGTTTTACAGCTCACTTAGG GTGGTGGGTGTGTCTGCTGTTCTGGGTACAGGCTTAGATGAACTCTTCGTGCAAGTCACCAGTGCCGCAGAAGAATATGAAAG GGAGTATCGTCCTGAATATGAACGTTTGAAGAAGTCACTG GCCAATGCACAGAGCCAGCAGCAGAAGGAACAACTGGAACGCCTTCGGAAAGATATGGCCTCTGTAGCCTTGGACACAGGGACTGCCACAG ACAGCTTATCTCCTGCACTTGACCCTTCTGACTTGATCCTGACTCGGGGAACTTTGGATGAAGAGGATGACGAAGCTGACAGTGATACTGATGATATTGATCACAGAG
- the LOC112912622 gene encoding GPN-loop GTPase 1-like isoform X2, with protein sequence MKQYGLGPNGGIVASLNLFATRFDQVMKFIEKAQNMSKYVLLDTPGQIEVFTWSASGTIITEALASSFPTVVIYVMDTSRSTNPVTFMSNMLYACSILYKTKLPFIVVMNKTDIIDHSFAVEWMQDFEAFQDALNQETTYVSNLTRSMSLVLDEFYSSLRVVGVSAVLGTGLDELFVQVTSAAEEYEREYRPEYERLKKSLANAQSQQQKEQLERLRKDMASVALDTGTATDSLSPALDPSDLILTRGTLDEEDDEADSDTDDIDHRVTEESREEPAFQNFMQESMAQYWKRNNK encoded by the exons ATGAAACA GTATGGGCTTGGGCCCAATGGTGGTATAGTGGCCTCACTCAATCTCTTTGCTACCAGATTTGATCAG gtgATGAAATTTATTGAGAAGGCCCAGAACATGTCTAA ATATGTCTTGCTTGACACACCTGGACAGATTGAGGTTTTCACGTGGTCAGCTTCTGGGACAATCATTACTGAAGCCCTG GCATCCTCATTTCCCACGGTTGTCATATACGTCATGGATACATCAAGAAGCACCAATCCAGTGACCTTCATGTCCAATATGCTCTATGCCTGCAG CATCTTGTACAAAACCAAGCTGCCTTTCATTGTGGTTATGAATAAA ACTGACATCattgatcacagctttgcagtGGAATGGATGCAAGATTTTGAAGCTTTCCAAGATGCCTTGAATCAAGAGACTACATACGTCAGTAACCTGACTCGTTCAATGAGCCTGGTGTTGGATGAGTTTTACAGCTCACTTAGG GTGGTGGGTGTGTCTGCTGTTCTGGGTACAGGCTTAGATGAACTCTTCGTGCAAGTCACCAGTGCCGCAGAAGAATATGAAAG GGAGTATCGTCCTGAATATGAACGTTTGAAGAAGTCACTG GCCAATGCACAGAGCCAGCAGCAGAAGGAACAACTGGAACGCCTTCGGAAAGATATGGCCTCTGTAGCCTTGGACACAGGGACTGCCACAG ACAGCTTATCTCCTGCACTTGACCCTTCTGACTTGATCCTGACTCGGGGAACTTTGGATGAAGAGGATGACGAAGCTGACAGTGATACTGATGATATTGATCACAGAG